A window of Campylobacter concisus genomic DNA:
GTCTTGCCAGTATTATTTTTAGTATCAGGCTTGAGCTGTGCTGGTGCATTTACGCTACTTGTTGGCGTGTTAAAAGATAAGGCAAAAAGACAAAACGATATTGCACACTATTTATTAAAATTTGATTTTTTTGCGATTATTGCCGAGTTTTTGCTCATAGTTGCTCTGTTTATGGTTGTAAAAGGTGCAAGCACAAGTGGTGCAGAGAGCGTAGCAAACGCACTTAGTGCAAATTCCCTTGGGCTGATGTTTTATATTGGTGTCATTGGTTTTGGTATGGCTTTGCCTATCATTTTAGACTTAAGCGTTTTAAAGGTGCATGATTTTAAACGCGAATTTGCCGTGATCAACGCATTATTCGTAATATGTGGCGTCTTTTTGCTAAGGTGTTACATTGTCTATGCGGGGCAAATTTTTATTTAATGCTTAAAAAATAATTTTAATTTTGAATTTACCTATTAAATATTACAATAGGGCTAAATCTTAATAAAACTTATTTTTTAGGAGAGAGATTTGAAAATTTTGCTTTTAGAAGATGATTTAGGGTTTCAAGAGAGCGTCTGTGAGTTTTTGCAGACGCTTGGTTATGAAGTTACAGCAGTGAGCGATGGCCAAGAGGCGTGTGATCTGATAGAGAAAAATTTCTATCATCTTTTTATACTTGATATAAAAGTCCCTGGCGTAAATGGACATGAGGTTATCAAGTACATAAGGAGCTTAAATCCAAACGCTCCTATCATGATAACAACATCTTTAGTTGATATAGGCGATATGGCTATTGGCTATGAGCTTGGCTGTAACGAATACCTAAAAAAGCCATTTGAACTTGCTGAGCTTAAATTTAGAGTAACTGAGCTTATGAGAAAATACTATGGAACTGACGATAAAAACATAGTAAAGATCAATGACGAGTTTAGCTTTAATCTAAACAAGCGTGCGCTATTTAAAAATGGCAAAATGGTCGATCTTAGTGCAAAAGAAGTTGCACTTGTTGAGTGTCTAGTTTCACATCTAAATTCTTACGTCAGCATGGAAGAGTTAAGAGATCTTGTCTGGAACGATAAAGAAATAGAAGGCGCTGATATAAGAATGCACGTTTTAAAGATAAGAAACAAAACAACTAGTGACTTTATCACTTCAAAGAGGCGTATAGGCTACAAGATAGATGCACAAGAGCTTTAAGATCCAGATCATAGCGACATTTGTCATAATGTCGCTTTTTTGTTTTCAAAGCTTTGTGATCTTAAATTTAAGCCAAAAAAATAGCACTTCAAAAGCTCTTTTTGGTGCGATGAAGCATGAAACTATTATCAAAAATTCGTTTTTAAAAAATGAAAATATAACTCCTTCTTTAAATTATAAATTTGCGATCTATGATGTAAATTTTAATCCAATTATTTCAAATCTCTCCAAGCAGCCAAGCAACTTTAAATTTGTAACACTTGAAGAAAATGGCTTCTTGTTTTATAAAAGCTTTTTTATAAAGGATAAAACGCCTTATTACATTGTCGTTGAAAAAGAGCTTGATAATGAAAAAAGTATATTTCTAGCGGCACTTATGCTCCTTGTCATCCTTGTGGCGGTGCTTTTTATCGTCTATTTTTTATATCTAAGCAGTGTTAAGCCTTATAAAGAGTTTCAAAAGTATATGAACAACTTCTTTAATGACGCTATGCACGAGCTAAAGACCCCACTTGGCGTGGCTGGTATGAACCTTGAGATGCTTGGACTTGAAAACAAGTATATAACTCGCATCAAAAACGCCCTAAAACAGATGCAAATAACCTACGAAGATGTCGAGTATTTTATAAAGCGTGGCTACATAAAATTTCCACTTGAGCGCCTAAATTTGGGCGAATATATAATAGAGCGAGTGAAATTTCTCTCAAGCGTGGCCGATGTCAAACACATCGAGATAAAGACAAATTTAGAAGGCGATGCATTTACTATGCTAAGCAAGGTCGAAGCTCAGCGCATCATCGATAACACCATCACAAACGCCATAAAATACAGCCCAAAAGAGAGCGAGATACTAATAAATCTAAGCTTTGAAAATGACCGGATAAAGCTTAGCGTGCAAGACTTTGGCAAGGGGATAAAGGACGTCAAAAAGGTCTGGAAAAGATACGTCAGAGAGGATGAAATCCAAGGCGGTTTTGGCCTTGGGCTAAATATCGTCAGTGAAATTTGCCAAAAACATGACATTACATACGGCGTTGATAGCGTTTACAATGAAGGCAGCACCTTTTACTATAAATTTAAACGAGCTTAAATTAAGCATAAAAGCGTAAAATGAAGCCTTAAATTTAGAAGGAAAAACTTTGGATAGAATCGTTGAAATCGAAAAAGTAAGCTTTGAAAATGACTTTGAAGTCTCGCTTAGGCCGACAAAATTTGAAGACTACATCGGTCAAGAAAAGATAAAACAAAATTTAGATGTCTTTATAAAAGCAGCCAAAAAGCGAAATGAGTGCCTAGATCACGTGCTATTTTACGGCCCTCCAGGACTTGGTAAGACGACCCTTGCTCACATCATCGCAAATGAAATGGGCGTAAGCATCAAAATGACCGCAGCGCCTATGATAGAAAAGAGTGGTGATCTCGCGGCAATCCTTACAAATTTACAAGAGGGCGACGTGCTTTTTATTGATGAGATCCACCGCCTAAGCCCAGCCATTGAAGAGGTGCTCTACCCTGCTATGGAGGACTTTAGGCTTGATATTATAATTGGCTCAGGGCCAGCTGCTCAAACTATCAAGATAGACTTGCCAAAATTTACGCTAATAGGCGCAACGACACGTGCTGGCATGATCTCAGCGCCTTTAAGGGACCGCTTTGGGATGGACTTTAGGCTGCAGTTTTATACAAGCAGTGAGCTAAGCCGTATCGTACAGATCGCCTCAGCCAAGCTTGGCAAAGAGTGCGACAAAAACGCCTCGCTTGAGATCGCCAAACGCTCACGTGCCACGCCTAGGATCGCTCTTAGACTATTAAAGCGAATTCGCGACTTTGCTGAGGTAAATGACGAGCAAATCATCAGCCACGAGCGCGCAAAAGAGGGACTTAACGCACTTGGTGTAAATTCGCTTGGGTTTGACGAGATGGATATTAGGTATTTAGAAATTTTGATGCAAGCAAGGCGCCGTCCTATGGGACTTAGCACGATCGCTGCGGCACTTAGCGAGGACGAGGGCACGGTTGAGGACGTCATCGAGCCATATCTGCTTGCAAATGGCTTTATCGAGCGCACCGCAAAGGGTAGGATCGCAAGTGCGAAGTGCTTTGAGACCTTTAACATCAAGATCGATATCGAAAAAGGGCTTTTTGAGTAGCAAAATTTAAATTTGGAGCAAAAATGAGCGAGCCACATCTTTGTCCTAGGTGCGAGCAAAGGACGATTTACTT
This region includes:
- a CDS encoding sensor histidine kinase encodes the protein MHKSFKIQIIATFVIMSLFCFQSFVILNLSQKNSTSKALFGAMKHETIIKNSFLKNENITPSLNYKFAIYDVNFNPIISNLSKQPSNFKFVTLEENGFLFYKSFFIKDKTPYYIVVEKELDNEKSIFLAALMLLVILVAVLFIVYFLYLSSVKPYKEFQKYMNNFFNDAMHELKTPLGVAGMNLEMLGLENKYITRIKNALKQMQITYEDVEYFIKRGYIKFPLERLNLGEYIIERVKFLSSVADVKHIEIKTNLEGDAFTMLSKVEAQRIIDNTITNAIKYSPKESEILINLSFENDRIKLSVQDFGKGIKDVKKVWKRYVREDEIQGGFGLGLNIVSEICQKHDITYGVDSVYNEGSTFYYKFKRA
- the ruvB gene encoding Holliday junction branch migration DNA helicase RuvB, with amino-acid sequence MDRIVEIEKVSFENDFEVSLRPTKFEDYIGQEKIKQNLDVFIKAAKKRNECLDHVLFYGPPGLGKTTLAHIIANEMGVSIKMTAAPMIEKSGDLAAILTNLQEGDVLFIDEIHRLSPAIEEVLYPAMEDFRLDIIIGSGPAAQTIKIDLPKFTLIGATTRAGMISAPLRDRFGMDFRLQFYTSSELSRIVQIASAKLGKECDKNASLEIAKRSRATPRIALRLLKRIRDFAEVNDEQIISHERAKEGLNALGVNSLGFDEMDIRYLEILMQARRRPMGLSTIAAALSEDEGTVEDVIEPYLLANGFIERTAKGRIASAKCFETFNIKIDIEKGLFE
- a CDS encoding response regulator transcription factor, which gives rise to MKILLLEDDLGFQESVCEFLQTLGYEVTAVSDGQEACDLIEKNFYHLFILDIKVPGVNGHEVIKYIRSLNPNAPIMITTSLVDIGDMAIGYELGCNEYLKKPFELAELKFRVTELMRKYYGTDDKNIVKINDEFSFNLNKRALFKNGKMVDLSAKEVALVECLVSHLNSYVSMEELRDLVWNDKEIEGADIRMHVLKIRNKTTSDFITSKRRIGYKIDAQEL